The Parashewanella spongiae genome has a window encoding:
- the ltrA gene encoding group II intron reverse transcriptase/maturase, giving the protein MANTPVNIRILQRKLYLRSKLNSELRFYSLYDKLSRLDILEEAYRRCKANKGGAGIDGITFSYLEQQKKVVALLKEIQTQLQQKNYRPSPVKRVEILKDNGKTRKLGIPIISDRIVQMAMTIVMQPAYEPHLHEHSYGYRPCRSAQQAVKVIEMSLKQGYQHVLDADLSAYFDTIPHAKLMAKVERRISDSSFLSLLKSFIKAPISIETVNGKWRIEASRCGTPQGGVISPLLANIYLNDFCLKIHEKTPCKIVTYADDFVVLYKQTYTQEQLDWITQQLSDEGLKLNQSKTHCVDMGKLMNEFDFLGFNFQRITGLIKGTSYIKIQASKKSQTKLKNKLRDIVKHRTSNTLGVLINKVNQVLRGWKHYFGGIGYPRGVFFRINGFVVNRFYRWHRRLSQRRSKYLSRGAYEKLRQAGLEYLPTTR; this is encoded by the coding sequence ATGGCTAACACTCCAGTAAATATCAGAATATTACAGCGAAAACTTTACTTACGCTCAAAGCTTAACTCGGAGCTTCGATTTTACAGCTTGTACGATAAACTCAGTCGCCTAGATATACTCGAAGAAGCCTATCGACGATGCAAAGCCAATAAAGGCGGAGCAGGAATTGATGGCATCACATTCAGTTATCTAGAGCAGCAAAAGAAAGTCGTTGCGCTGTTAAAAGAAATTCAAACTCAATTACAACAGAAAAACTATCGACCTAGCCCAGTCAAACGAGTAGAAATACTCAAAGACAACGGCAAAACGCGGAAACTTGGGATCCCGATAATCAGTGACAGAATTGTGCAAATGGCGATGACAATAGTGATGCAACCCGCCTACGAACCTCATTTACATGAACACAGTTATGGTTATCGTCCATGTCGAAGCGCCCAGCAAGCGGTAAAAGTCATTGAAATGAGCCTAAAACAAGGCTATCAGCACGTACTTGATGCTGACTTGAGCGCCTATTTCGATACCATCCCGCACGCTAAGTTGATGGCAAAAGTAGAAAGGCGAATAAGCGACAGCAGCTTTCTGAGTTTGCTGAAAAGCTTTATCAAAGCGCCCATCAGCATAGAGACGGTCAACGGGAAATGGCGAATAGAAGCAAGCCGATGTGGCACTCCGCAAGGCGGAGTTATCTCTCCACTACTGGCTAACATCTATCTCAACGATTTCTGTTTGAAAATACACGAAAAAACACCGTGTAAAATCGTTACCTATGCAGATGATTTTGTTGTACTTTATAAGCAAACCTACACACAAGAGCAACTGGACTGGATAACACAGCAATTAAGTGATGAAGGTCTGAAGCTAAATCAAAGTAAAACCCACTGTGTGGATATGGGAAAGCTGATGAATGAGTTTGATTTCCTCGGTTTTAACTTTCAACGGATCACAGGCCTCATCAAAGGCACCAGTTACATCAAGATACAGGCGTCTAAGAAGAGCCAAACAAAGCTGAAAAATAAACTCAGAGACATAGTGAAACACCGAACCTCAAATACACTTGGCGTACTGATAAATAAGGTTAATCAAGTTCTGAGGGGATGGAAACACTATTTTGGTGGGATAGGTTATCCCAGAGGTGTATTTTTCAGAATAAATGGATTTGTAGTAAACCGGTTCTATCGCTGGCATCGTCGCTTAAGTCAACGTCGAAGCAAGTATCTATCACGAGGTGCTTACGAAAAATTACGCCAAGCTGGTCTTGAGTATTTACCCACGACAAGATGA
- a CDS encoding TonB-dependent receptor plug domain-containing protein, producing the protein MKFSLSKITFGVISTLGLSLSSVANAAENDDVSAQNDEGVERIAVLGSRRIGRTISDSNVPVDVLTAAALQGGGFTDMNRQLQNAVPSFNYYQPSLADGTEHIKPASLRGLAPDQTLVLVNGRRFHSSALLNLNGTAGRGSVSVDLNAIPSAAIERIEILRDGAAAQYGSDAIAGVINIITKKDAEGGVFTATAGQYITTLDGVPELTGVQTDANGNVVANGSNRVAGIYGDDISRKDGETVNLAGNIGFGFLDSGYLNLTAEYNNANATNRGGLDDGDTYAKNEDGTFDQREITTDRDRFFFGAPESESYSLLASSGYDFDSGSELYSTFTLQNRKSVSGAFFREASDEALLIQEIYPDGFTPKINADIDDWSVLVGYKGELGEWGYNASVVTGKNSVSYNNTNTANATYLLDTPTSFYGGKLVSGQDVVNLDFTRFYDVTFLESPIAFAFGAEYRRDHYEIQSGDVEAYTNRPSLDENGNPIFNEDGNPVYPTSRLFAQGSLFFSQASEVDESRNSKAIYAEVDMDLTDKWNLVLAARYENYSDFGSTANGKIATRYNLTDDFALRGSFSTGFRAPSLQQQFYTSTNTNFIGGVAFEVGTVASTSAAATALGGQQLDAEEATNYSLGFTWDIQENINLTLDAYRIKIDDRVVLSETLGNSDAEREIVQRVFAENNIEGVNAVRFFINGVNSVTEGVDVNLAYETEFLAGDLRLSSGFNYNNTEVSDVLDSAGPSSLFTSDQLFARRERARLENAAPKHKANVTANWNQDALSLMLRTNYYGEVTQPGSISASDVTVDKAFIFDAEANYQFTDTLVGSIGVNNLFDKYPTSAVVRDGEDASQFDYIIPYANFSPYGFQGRYVYLRASLAF; encoded by the coding sequence ATGAAGTTCTCGTTATCAAAAATTACCTTCGGGGTTATCTCTACACTTGGATTGTCTCTTTCATCAGTTGCTAATGCTGCTGAAAATGATGATGTTTCAGCGCAAAACGATGAAGGCGTTGAGCGTATTGCCGTTTTAGGTTCACGCCGTATAGGTCGTACAATCAGTGACAGTAATGTTCCCGTAGATGTGCTAACTGCAGCTGCACTGCAAGGGGGCGGCTTTACGGATATGAACCGTCAATTACAAAATGCAGTGCCAAGTTTTAACTATTATCAACCTTCTTTGGCAGACGGAACTGAGCACATTAAACCTGCATCGCTTCGTGGTTTAGCACCGGATCAAACCCTAGTTTTAGTTAATGGTCGTCGTTTTCACTCAAGTGCATTGTTGAATTTAAATGGTACTGCTGGTCGCGGTTCTGTTTCTGTGGACTTAAATGCTATTCCATCTGCGGCTATTGAACGTATTGAAATTTTACGTGACGGTGCAGCTGCTCAGTATGGCTCTGACGCAATAGCAGGTGTGATTAACATTATTACCAAAAAAGATGCAGAAGGTGGCGTTTTTACCGCGACTGCTGGACAGTACATCACGACATTAGATGGCGTACCTGAGTTAACAGGTGTGCAAACCGATGCTAATGGTAATGTGGTCGCTAATGGTAGCAATCGAGTTGCAGGTATCTACGGGGATGACATTTCCCGTAAAGATGGTGAAACCGTCAACTTAGCAGGCAACATAGGCTTTGGTTTTTTAGACTCAGGATACTTAAATCTAACCGCTGAATATAACAATGCGAATGCTACTAATCGTGGTGGCTTAGATGACGGCGATACTTATGCTAAAAATGAAGATGGAACTTTTGATCAGCGTGAGATTACCACTGATCGAGATCGTTTCTTTTTTGGTGCACCAGAAAGTGAATCATATTCTTTGTTAGCAAGCTCAGGTTATGACTTTGATTCTGGCAGCGAATTATATTCTACCTTTACGCTGCAAAACCGTAAGTCTGTTTCAGGTGCATTTTTCCGAGAAGCCTCAGATGAAGCATTGCTAATCCAAGAGATTTACCCAGACGGCTTTACTCCTAAAATTAATGCCGATATCGATGACTGGTCTGTGTTGGTTGGTTACAAAGGTGAGCTTGGTGAGTGGGGTTACAATGCAAGTGTGGTAACTGGTAAAAATAGTGTTTCGTATAACAATACCAATACGGCCAATGCGACTTATTTACTAGATACCCCTACGAGTTTTTATGGTGGTAAGCTGGTTTCTGGACAAGATGTTGTTAACCTAGACTTTACTCGTTTCTATGATGTGACATTTTTGGAATCTCCAATTGCATTTGCATTTGGCGCTGAATACCGTCGAGATCATTACGAAATACAGTCGGGTGATGTAGAAGCCTACACGAATCGCCCCTCTTTAGATGAAAATGGCAACCCAATTTTCAATGAAGATGGTAATCCTGTTTATCCAACAAGTCGTTTGTTTGCTCAAGGTTCACTGTTCTTTTCACAAGCCAGTGAAGTAGATGAAAGCCGCAATTCAAAAGCGATTTATGCCGAAGTAGACATGGATCTAACTGACAAATGGAACCTAGTGCTTGCCGCACGCTATGAGAACTACTCTGACTTTGGCAGCACGGCAAATGGTAAAATAGCGACGCGCTATAATCTGACGGATGACTTTGCACTGCGCGGCTCATTCAGCACAGGCTTTAGAGCGCCATCATTGCAACAGCAATTTTATACCTCCACCAATACGAATTTTATTGGAGGTGTTGCATTTGAAGTGGGTACAGTGGCGTCAACCAGTGCAGCCGCTACGGCGCTAGGTGGTCAGCAGCTCGATGCAGAAGAAGCTACGAACTACAGCTTAGGTTTCACTTGGGATATCCAAGAAAACATTAATCTAACCCTTGATGCTTACCGCATTAAAATTGACGACAGAGTCGTATTGTCAGAAACCCTTGGTAACAGCGATGCTGAGCGTGAAATCGTGCAAAGAGTGTTTGCTGAAAATAATATTGAAGGCGTTAATGCAGTTCGTTTCTTTATCAACGGTGTGAACAGTGTTACTGAAGGTGTTGATGTTAATCTCGCTTATGAAACTGAATTCCTTGCGGGTGATTTAAGGCTTTCATCTGGCTTTAACTACAACAACACTGAAGTAAGTGATGTGCTTGATAGTGCAGGGCCTTCATCATTATTTACCTCAGATCAGTTGTTCGCACGTCGTGAGCGTGCACGTCTAGAAAATGCAGCACCTAAGCATAAAGCGAACGTGACTGCGAATTGGAACCAAGACGCCCTAAGTTTAATGCTTCGTACCAATTACTACGGTGAAGTAACACAACCGGGCAGTATCAGTGCCAGCGATGTGACGGTTGATAAAGCGTTTATCTTTGATGCTGAAGCTAATTATCAATTTACCGATACCTTAGTCGGCAGTATTGGTGTTAATAACTTATTTGATAAATACCCAACGTCTGCGGTGGTAAGAGATGGTGAAGATGCCAGTCAATTTGATTACATCATTCCATACGCTAACTTTTCTCCCTATGGCTTCCAAGGTCGTTATGTATATTTGAGAGCTAGCCTTGCTTTCTAA
- the ggt gene encoding gamma-glutamyltransferase: MTISTKFKKTASLLAAVFFLTAGQVAADSKVLAKPATQSAPPLLEYSSIVHPVIARNGMVASQEVLASQVGVDILKRGGNAVDAAVGVGFALAVTLPRAGNIAGGGFMLVYLADKDKFVALDYKEMAPAAASRNMYILPDGSVDKHSVRYTRKGFGVPGTVAAFAKALKEHGTMTLAEVLQPSINLARNGIKVTDDLAFSLVYAAKRLGKDPEAKRIFFREDGKPLQAGDTLYQKDLAWSLEQIAQKGPDAFYKGEIAQRIAADMKDGGGLVTQTDMASYVVADREPVRTSYRKHDLVIMPPPSSGGVHIAQMLNVFKQFDLKSMGHNTAATIHLMSESMRQAYADRSKHLGDPDFNNIPIKWLTSNEYAKQTVAQISMDKARSSKDVNPGTAPLPESPDTTHFSVMDKFGNVVSNTYSLNYSYGSGIVAKGTGILLNNVMDDFSAKPGSPNGYGLVGGEANAIAPKKRALSSMTPAIVMKDGKPFLVTGSPGGSRIITTVMQVILNVIDHDMNIAEATHAVRVHHQWLPDQILIEPGLNKDTIELLKAKGHKVVTSKNSMGSTQSIVYKGGYFYGSADPRRPGAAAIGF, translated from the coding sequence GTGACAATATCCACAAAATTCAAAAAAACTGCATCGCTACTGGCTGCAGTTTTTTTTCTAACAGCAGGTCAAGTTGCTGCTGATTCAAAAGTTTTAGCGAAACCCGCAACGCAAAGTGCGCCACCACTCCTTGAATACAGCAGTATCGTTCATCCTGTTATTGCACGTAATGGCATGGTCGCCAGTCAAGAAGTACTGGCTTCGCAAGTTGGCGTCGATATCTTAAAACGTGGTGGTAACGCTGTTGATGCCGCTGTTGGAGTGGGGTTTGCGCTTGCAGTGACGTTACCCAGAGCGGGTAACATTGCAGGTGGCGGCTTTATGCTGGTATACCTTGCAGATAAAGATAAGTTTGTTGCATTAGATTACAAAGAAATGGCACCAGCTGCAGCGAGCCGCAATATGTATATCTTGCCCGACGGTAGCGTTGACAAGCATTCGGTTCGTTATACTCGTAAAGGATTTGGTGTACCGGGCACAGTTGCGGCATTTGCGAAAGCGCTTAAAGAACATGGCACTATGACCTTGGCAGAAGTGTTGCAGCCATCAATTAACCTTGCTCGTAATGGTATAAAGGTCACCGATGATTTAGCTTTTTCATTAGTTTATGCAGCAAAACGCCTAGGAAAAGATCCTGAAGCGAAACGGATCTTTTTTCGTGAAGATGGTAAGCCTTTACAAGCTGGTGATACACTTTATCAAAAAGATTTAGCTTGGTCCCTTGAGCAAATCGCTCAAAAAGGGCCTGATGCCTTTTATAAAGGTGAAATTGCTCAACGAATTGCGGCAGATATGAAAGACGGCGGTGGCTTAGTTACCCAAACGGATATGGCAAGCTACGTAGTGGCTGATCGCGAGCCAGTGCGAACCAGTTATCGCAAACATGACTTAGTGATTATGCCGCCCCCAAGCTCTGGTGGTGTTCACATTGCCCAAATGCTGAATGTTTTTAAGCAGTTTGATTTAAAGTCCATGGGACATAATACGGCAGCGACAATTCACTTGATGAGTGAAAGCATGCGTCAAGCATATGCTGATAGAAGTAAGCATTTAGGCGACCCAGATTTCAATAATATTCCAATAAAATGGTTGACCAGTAACGAGTATGCAAAACAAACCGTTGCTCAAATTTCAATGGATAAAGCTCGTTCATCAAAGGACGTAAACCCGGGTACAGCACCATTGCCAGAAAGCCCTGATACCACCCATTTCTCTGTGATGGATAAGTTTGGCAATGTGGTGTCTAACACCTACTCATTAAATTACTCTTACGGCTCAGGTATCGTAGCAAAAGGTACAGGTATTTTATTAAATAACGTTATGGATGACTTTTCGGCTAAACCTGGTTCGCCAAATGGCTATGGTTTAGTCGGCGGTGAAGCCAACGCTATTGCTCCTAAAAAACGTGCGCTAAGCTCGATGACTCCTGCGATTGTAATGAAAGACGGCAAACCATTTTTGGTCACGGGCAGCCCAGGTGGTAGCAGAATTATTACCACAGTGATGCAGGTTATTCTAAATGTTATTGATCATGATATGAATATTGCTGAGGCTACACATGCTGTACGTGTTCATCACCAATGGCTACCGGATCAAATACTTATAGAACCGGGTTTGAATAAGGATACGATTGAGCTATTAAAAGCGAAAGGTCATAAGGTTGTTACCTCTAAAAACTCGATGGGTAGTACTCAATCTATCGTTTATAAAGGTGGTTATTTTTACGGATCGGCTGATCCAAGAAGACCAGGAGCTGCAGCGATAGGTTTTTAA
- a CDS encoding sodium/glutamate symporter, with amino-acid sequence MSLTVWELATDFAIASTLILLCKFIRVKVTIFQKLYMPVAMMAGLLALTLGHNGFDVLPLSDTSYGGVLIAIIFASLGLTTSFPKKDDLVHRTGKLLAFNQIITISQWLFAIVIGGYLLQTFWPELPQAFGLVMPSGFMGGHGTAVAVGDTLEKLSWDDATSLALTAATFGVFLAVLGGLVIVNIISRLGIVTHIRRFDELDVHFRKGVIPNEQRESIGAETVSSSSVNAFTLHIALVGAVVGTAYWFSNFASSFNEFVSVPTFACAFVFGCLLRVFLKTTHSLHHFDNKLLNMTAGSATDYLVFFGIASIKLSVLISFAAPFMILMLLGIVLCLFLTFVLAPKLFGKQWVETGLFSWGWMTGTVAMGILLLKIVDPKGKSTVLDDYAIAYLPGSIIDILIVALIPSLIMTGNINVVIAILSSYLLFVLFAATKLAKK; translated from the coding sequence ATGTCATTAACTGTATGGGAGTTGGCAACCGATTTTGCCATCGCAAGCACTTTAATTTTACTGTGCAAATTTATTCGCGTAAAAGTAACGATCTTTCAAAAACTTTATATGCCCGTGGCCATGATGGCTGGGCTACTGGCGCTAACTTTAGGACACAATGGCTTTGATGTTCTACCTTTATCTGATACCAGTTACGGTGGCGTACTAATCGCCATTATTTTCGCTTCACTTGGCTTAACAACGAGTTTCCCGAAGAAAGACGATTTAGTTCATCGAACAGGTAAACTACTGGCTTTTAATCAGATCATCACCATATCTCAATGGTTATTTGCGATTGTAATCGGTGGGTATCTTCTGCAAACGTTTTGGCCTGAATTACCACAAGCTTTTGGCTTAGTCATGCCTTCTGGATTTATGGGTGGACATGGAACCGCAGTTGCCGTTGGAGACACCTTAGAAAAATTGAGTTGGGATGATGCAACAAGTCTAGCACTGACAGCAGCCACTTTTGGTGTTTTTCTTGCGGTACTCGGCGGCCTTGTCATCGTTAACATTATTTCTAGACTCGGTATTGTGACTCATATTCGCCGTTTTGATGAGTTAGATGTTCACTTCAGAAAAGGCGTCATTCCAAACGAACAACGTGAAAGTATTGGTGCAGAAACCGTTTCATCTTCTTCTGTAAACGCTTTTACACTACATATTGCTTTGGTTGGTGCAGTTGTTGGTACGGCTTATTGGTTTTCAAACTTTGCTTCATCTTTCAATGAATTTGTTTCAGTGCCCACCTTTGCTTGTGCGTTTGTATTTGGCTGTTTATTAAGAGTGTTTCTGAAAACCACTCATTCTCTTCATCATTTCGATAACAAACTGTTGAACATGACTGCTGGCTCGGCCACAGACTATTTAGTTTTTTTCGGTATTGCATCAATCAAACTCAGCGTCTTAATCAGCTTTGCTGCACCATTTATGATATTAATGCTGCTTGGTATTGTGCTTTGCTTATTTCTTACATTTGTTCTGGCTCCAAAGTTGTTTGGCAAGCAATGGGTAGAAACAGGGTTATTCTCGTGGGGATGGATGACGGGCACTGTGGCAATGGGGATTTTGCTTTTAAAAATTGTCGATCCTAAAGGGAAATCAACGGTTTTGGATGATTATGCTATTGCTTATTTACCAGGATCTATTATTGATATTTTAATTGTGGCTCTTATACCGAGTTTAATCATGACAGGAAACATCAATGTCGTAATAGCAATATTAAGCAGTTATTTGCTTTTTGTTTTATTTGCAGCAACTAAGTTAGCTAAAAAATAG
- a CDS encoding ankyrin repeat domain-containing protein, with product MAVESIEMTKIESEAVSFEEQEPAEAENASLGKYSTEFEPLISLVNKIIDPKLALDNLKQTLTQLETGELEFSVKHLEQVDSQVFSLNLNTLINILQSQDLNDSDRVIILAHIRYRHDENDNNLKINLMHATLVAHIIQADLFQDYLPVITRIVADESQRFLEGLELKTASLMVAMKQLRESISADFCLETVSIRKQDEVLKQSQLDDFRKQVLHQLDINEVIIRLSIDWARYIMDTQAPSTLNGMKNVKMFSITEKRAAYASTDQKLFDLMGDSSPLYAMLSMGRSKNRNVSMHEAGLVDALHNSIAILMYGKEKELQNVCNLLNDEGYIATHANLYFITMKAGNEKKVTSLLDLTQVENGAGISQLTLIRMCQHAIAHSPSIQELMGFLEGGLTNLGEITEVFQNQISRAIEQKVLKLSVAEKIAAKADKKDETSVVECFFVGLEVVEEGIVKQLLSPRLKNKLLEYVVKTNEPKKMMQLVAYGVSINEVCCGMSLLTYIINTGNSEAINFALGFEGADLESLDEKGNNCLHLAVTAGNIEAVKAILGKKVSLGLEVNAEGMAPLHLAVFEQKCECVKTLLACKELKIQQETTLELEVNGKNRHYVTPFTMAYFKKDNELIDVLLDELIERKLVDKPSATNSSPFCLLIRGGYESRVERIVNGLTKAELNDYKVPENGGNYLFEAVEFKQQGTFNILFQQNKLDINCVDSFGCTLLHRCAEKGELNSFKTLLKNDLSLTAITALQSTPLLIAARYGHIAIVKAILFHSLGTLNNPREDGMTPFMIAAENGHLDIVKLLSEHQVEFNSALPTTNENALHLAIKNGHCALVEFLFTLPIKIKNCMIDGKELNLSDIAVMNNQTEMISLLFSKEKFVCETWHLNFILEHGNRKALQRYLLRLDIEQCKALINVTRPDVDSPICVAIMAGKTDCLATLLERGGNTESRFYFPHRLNPARVARADRGAQKAVDVSQNGQWLTPLHIAIDERSITATKCLLSYGAKVNARTDHNETLQDFCPTALYLSVARQYYEIVDELLKYNAATNLKYQHTALSGRVKRHTVKDLAKNMGLSDIVKKVK from the coding sequence ATGGCCGTTGAAAGCATAGAAATGACTAAAATAGAAAGTGAAGCAGTTTCTTTTGAAGAGCAAGAGCCTGCAGAAGCTGAGAATGCTTCACTTGGCAAATATTCTACCGAGTTCGAACCACTAATTTCCTTGGTAAACAAAATCATAGATCCAAAATTAGCACTTGATAACTTGAAGCAAACACTAACCCAGCTGGAAACTGGAGAGTTAGAGTTTAGTGTTAAGCATTTAGAGCAAGTCGACTCACAAGTCTTTTCGCTTAATTTAAACACACTGATAAATATTCTACAAAGTCAAGATTTGAATGACTCAGATAGAGTCATTATTCTTGCACACATACGTTATAGACACGATGAAAATGATAATAACCTGAAAATTAACTTAATGCATGCCACATTGGTTGCGCACATTATTCAAGCGGATCTCTTTCAAGACTATTTACCTGTAATAACAAGGATTGTAGCTGATGAATCTCAGCGATTTTTGGAAGGTCTCGAATTAAAAACTGCCTCATTAATGGTCGCAATGAAGCAGTTGAGAGAATCCATCAGCGCTGACTTTTGTTTAGAAACGGTTTCCATTCGCAAGCAAGATGAAGTGCTGAAGCAATCTCAGTTAGATGATTTTAGAAAGCAGGTATTGCATCAATTGGATATTAATGAAGTGATCATTAGATTATCCATTGATTGGGCAAGGTACATCATGGACACACAGGCGCCATCGACTCTCAATGGCATGAAGAATGTAAAAATGTTTTCAATAACAGAAAAGAGAGCAGCTTATGCGAGTACAGATCAAAAACTTTTCGATTTGATGGGAGATAGCTCCCCTTTATACGCAATGCTTTCTATGGGAAGAAGCAAAAATAGAAATGTATCAATGCATGAAGCTGGCTTGGTTGATGCCTTACACAATTCAATAGCGATTTTAATGTATGGCAAAGAAAAGGAATTACAAAACGTTTGTAACTTACTCAATGACGAAGGGTATATAGCCACACATGCCAATTTGTACTTTATTACGATGAAGGCGGGGAATGAAAAGAAAGTCACCTCGTTGCTTGATTTAACACAAGTTGAAAATGGAGCTGGCATTAGTCAATTAACTTTAATTCGAATGTGCCAACATGCTATTGCTCATTCGCCTAGTATACAAGAGCTTATGGGCTTTCTTGAGGGGGGATTAACCAATTTAGGTGAAATAACAGAAGTGTTTCAAAACCAAATATCACGAGCCATCGAGCAAAAAGTATTAAAATTATCTGTAGCTGAAAAAATTGCTGCAAAGGCAGATAAAAAGGATGAAACCTCGGTTGTCGAGTGTTTCTTCGTGGGGCTTGAAGTCGTTGAAGAAGGTATTGTAAAGCAACTTTTGTCACCTAGGTTAAAAAATAAGTTATTAGAGTACGTGGTAAAAACGAATGAACCGAAGAAAATGATGCAATTAGTTGCTTACGGTGTAAGCATTAATGAGGTTTGTTGTGGTATGTCATTATTAACCTACATCATTAACACGGGTAATTCAGAAGCCATTAATTTCGCACTGGGCTTTGAAGGAGCCGATCTCGAATCGTTGGATGAAAAGGGAAACAACTGTCTGCACCTAGCGGTTACCGCTGGCAACATAGAAGCAGTAAAAGCAATTCTTGGCAAAAAAGTATCTTTAGGTTTAGAGGTGAATGCTGAAGGAATGGCTCCGTTACATTTAGCGGTTTTTGAACAAAAATGTGAATGTGTTAAGACACTTTTGGCATGCAAAGAACTAAAAATACAACAAGAAACTACATTAGAGCTGGAAGTTAATGGGAAAAATAGACACTATGTAACTCCGTTTACAATGGCTTATTTTAAAAAAGACAATGAGTTAATTGATGTTTTATTGGATGAATTAATAGAGCGTAAGTTGGTGGACAAACCTTCAGCAACTAATTCTAGCCCTTTTTGCTTGCTAATTCGAGGTGGTTACGAGAGTAGAGTAGAGCGAATTGTTAACGGTTTAACAAAGGCAGAGTTAAATGATTATAAGGTCCCTGAAAATGGGGGAAATTATTTATTTGAAGCCGTAGAGTTTAAACAACAGGGTACGTTTAATATTTTATTTCAACAAAACAAATTAGATATTAATTGTGTTGATTCATTTGGTTGCACGCTTCTTCATCGCTGCGCCGAAAAAGGCGAATTAAACAGCTTCAAAACACTTTTAAAAAATGACCTGTCTTTAACCGCTATAACAGCCCTTCAATCAACCCCTTTATTAATTGCTGCAAGATATGGACATATTGCTATTGTAAAAGCGATTTTGTTTCACTCGCTTGGTACGCTTAATAATCCACGAGAGGATGGAATGACTCCTTTCATGATTGCAGCTGAAAACGGTCATTTAGATATAGTTAAACTCTTAAGCGAACATCAAGTTGAATTTAATTCCGCCCTTCCAACAACAAATGAAAATGCATTGCATTTAGCGATAAAAAATGGACATTGCGCGCTTGTGGAATTTTTATTTACTCTACCTATTAAAATTAAAAATTGCATGATTGATGGCAAAGAGTTAAATCTTTCAGATATTGCGGTGATGAATAATCAAACAGAGATGATTTCACTATTGTTTTCAAAGGAAAAGTTTGTATGCGAAACTTGGCATCTCAATTTTATTTTAGAACACGGCAATAGAAAAGCTTTACAACGTTATTTGTTGAGGTTGGATATTGAACAGTGTAAGGCGCTCATTAATGTCACAAGACCTGATGTTGATAGCCCTATTTGTGTCGCAATAATGGCTGGTAAAACAGATTGTCTTGCTACTTTGCTTGAAAGAGGCGGTAACACAGAGAGTCGTTTTTATTTCCCTCATAGACTTAATCCAGCTCGAGTAGCGCGTGCTGACAGAGGAGCGCAAAAAGCTGTAGACGTATCTCAAAATGGTCAGTGGTTAACCCCACTTCATATTGCAATTGATGAAAGAAGCATAACAGCGACTAAGTGTTTACTTTCTTATGGTGCGAAGGTGAATGCGAGAACAGATCACAATGAAACCCTACAAGATTTTTGCCCAACGGCGTTGTATTTATCTGTTGCACGTCAGTATTATGAAATTGTTGATGAACTGTTAAAGTATAACGCTGCAACGAATTTGAAATATCAACATACTGCTTTGAGTGGAAGAGTTAAGCGACATACAGTTAAAGATCTTGCTAAAAATATGGGACTGAGTGACATCGTTAAAAAAGTAAAATAA
- the crp gene encoding cAMP-activated global transcriptional regulator CRP — protein MALIGKPKPDPTLEWFLSHCHIHKYPAKSTLIHAGESSDTLYYIVKGSVAVLIKDEEGKEMILSYLNQGDFIGEIGLFEEQAERTAWVRAKQACEIAEISYKKFKQLIQVNPEILMKLSQQMAYRLQSTSQKVGDLAFLDVAGRIAQTLLHLAKQPDAMTHPDGMQIKITRQEIGQIVGCSRETVGRILKMLEEQNLIQAHGKTIVVYGTR, from the coding sequence ATGGCTCTGATTGGTAAACCAAAACCTGATCCGACTCTCGAATGGTTTTTATCACACTGTCACATTCACAAATATCCAGCAAAAAGCACTTTAATTCACGCTGGCGAAAGCTCTGACACTTTATATTACATTGTGAAAGGGAGCGTGGCTGTACTAATTAAAGACGAAGAAGGCAAAGAAATGATTTTGTCTTACTTAAACCAAGGTGACTTTATTGGTGAAATCGGTCTTTTCGAAGAACAAGCAGAACGCACAGCATGGGTACGAGCTAAACAGGCATGTGAAATTGCAGAAATTTCCTATAAGAAATTTAAACAATTAATTCAGGTAAATCCTGAAATTCTCATGAAACTTTCTCAGCAAATGGCTTACAGGCTTCAAAGTACAAGCCAAAAAGTAGGTGATCTCGCTTTCTTAGATGTTGCAGGGCGCATTGCCCAAACATTGCTTCACTTAGCAAAACAACCTGATGCAATGACACACCCTGATGGCATGCAAATCAAAATTACTCGTCAAGAAATTGGCCAAATTGTTGGCTGTTCAAGGGAAACTGTCGGGCGGATTTTAAAAATGTTAGAAGAGCAGAATCTCATTCAAGCACATGGTAAAACTATAGTGGTTTACGGTACTCGTTAA